From Natronincola ferrireducens, the proteins below share one genomic window:
- the hisC gene encoding histidinol-phosphate transaminase has translation MMINSLVKKSVKSLIPYRVEECQDAIKLDANENNNVAYLLNQKIAKALMELKVNQYPDSDCCRLRGQLGRELGLSPQQLLMGCGSDQLISLVINSFVGEGDKVLTLTPTFGMYKLSTQIAGGATVEVPLGEDFTFDFYSFMKALRRESPKVIFLTTPNNPTGGIIPREQLIKIIEYANAIVVVDEAYYEFCGETVIDLVNYYPNLVVLRTLSKGYGLAGARVGYAAGGRGIMGILYKVKPPYNVSSISQLAAQVCLDNRGFIEAEIQEVIKEREKLRTALEAMGMKVYKSYGNFLLCRLDKAKEMYNYLLENKVLVRYFGEEGPLAGCLRITIGTKEENQLVLKLLQEILDVTTEVAV, from the coding sequence ATGATGATAAATAGCTTAGTGAAGAAAAGTGTAAAAAGCCTTATACCCTATAGGGTGGAGGAATGTCAAGATGCCATCAAGCTGGATGCCAATGAAAACAACAACGTAGCCTATTTGCTAAATCAAAAAATTGCTAAGGCCCTAATGGAGCTAAAGGTCAACCAATACCCCGATAGTGATTGTTGTCGGTTAAGGGGTCAACTGGGAAGGGAATTGGGATTATCTCCCCAACAGCTTTTGATGGGATGTGGTTCAGATCAGTTGATCTCCCTTGTTATCAATAGCTTTGTAGGGGAAGGAGATAAGGTGTTAACCCTCACCCCCACCTTTGGTATGTATAAACTCAGCACCCAAATAGCTGGTGGAGCTACGGTGGAGGTGCCGCTGGGGGAGGATTTCACCTTTGATTTCTACAGTTTTATGAAGGCCCTCAGAAGAGAAAGTCCTAAGGTCATCTTTTTAACTACACCTAATAACCCTACAGGGGGGATTATTCCACGGGAGCAGCTGATTAAGATTATAGAATATGCCAACGCCATTGTAGTAGTAGATGAGGCCTATTATGAGTTCTGTGGAGAGACGGTAATAGATCTGGTAAATTATTATCCGAACCTTGTTGTCCTAAGGACCCTATCCAAAGGCTATGGCTTGGCGGGGGCTAGGGTAGGCTATGCTGCGGGAGGCAGGGGGATCATGGGGATTTTATACAAAGTAAAGCCCCCCTACAATGTCAGCAGTATAAGCCAGCTGGCAGCCCAAGTATGCCTAGACAATAGGGGTTTTATAGAAGCTGAAATTCAAGAGGTTATTAAAGAGAGAGAAAAGCTGAGGACAGCTCTAGAGGCCATGGGAATGAAGGTCTATAAGAGCTATGGAAATTTCCTCCTCTGTAGGCTGGATAAGGCAAAAGAGATGTATAATTACTTATTGGAAAATAAGGTACTGGTAAGATACTTTGGGGAGGAAGGTCCTTTAGCTGGATGCCTTCGCATCACCATTGGCACCAAGGAGGAAAACCAACTGGTGCTGAAGCTTCTACAGGAGATATTGGACGTCACCACCGAAGTAGCTGTCTAG
- the hisB gene encoding imidazoleglycerol-phosphate dehydratase HisB: MKNRKHILQRTTTETTIEIEMDLDGKGQSNIHTGIGFFDHMLHQIARHGFMDLHIKAKGDLEVDFHHTVEDVGIVLGQAIAGALGEKKGIVRYATTFTPMDEALSMVSMDISGRPYLHYDVPFHGELTGSFEVQLVEEFFRALAFQAGITLHIQNSYGKNNHHIIESIFKAFGRALDTATRLDPRIEGVMSTKGQL; the protein is encoded by the coding sequence ATGAAAAACCGAAAACACATACTACAACGAACTACCACAGAAACAACGATAGAAATAGAGATGGATTTAGACGGGAAGGGACAGAGCAATATCCACACCGGCATTGGCTTCTTTGATCATATGCTCCACCAAATCGCCCGTCATGGTTTCATGGATTTACATATTAAGGCAAAGGGGGATTTGGAGGTGGATTTCCATCATACGGTGGAGGATGTAGGGATTGTCCTAGGTCAGGCCATAGCTGGAGCCTTAGGAGAAAAAAAGGGGATTGTACGCTATGCCACCACCTTTACTCCCATGGACGAGGCCTTATCTATGGTATCGATGGATATCAGCGGTAGACCCTATCTCCATTATGATGTCCCCTTTCATGGAGAACTAACGGGAAGCTTTGAGGTTCAGCTGGTGGAGGAATTTTTTAGAGCCTTAGCCTTTCAAGCAGGCATAACCCTCCACATCCAAAACTCCTACGGAAAAAACAATCACCATATTATAGAAAGTATTTTTAAAGCCTTCGGCAGGGCCTTAGATACTGCCACTAGATTAGACCCTAGAATAGAAGGGGTAATGTCTACTAAAGGACAGTTGTAA
- the hisA gene encoding 1-(5-phosphoribosyl)-5-[(5-phosphoribosylamino)methylideneamino]imidazole-4-carboxamide isomerase: protein MIIYPAIDIKEGKCVRLTQGKFTEEKIYFQQPKDVAKMWQEKGAEVLHIVDLDGALQGISKNLSVIKEILEAVDIPIQVGGGIRNKQTLEVLFDIGVEKIILGTKAIEDKGFLKELVEKYDRKIIVSIDAKEGYVATDGWTKASGVRAIDLAAEMEEMGVKTIIYTDIARDGMLKGPNFESIQDLQERTRVDIIASGGVTSMEDLQKLSTIGVAGAIVGKALYEGKIDLEKVKEGC from the coding sequence ATGATAATTTATCCTGCTATAGATATTAAAGAGGGTAAGTGTGTGAGATTAACACAGGGAAAATTTACAGAGGAAAAAATTTATTTTCAACAACCGAAGGATGTGGCAAAAATGTGGCAGGAAAAGGGGGCAGAAGTCCTTCACATTGTGGATTTAGATGGGGCATTACAAGGGATATCCAAAAATCTTTCTGTGATTAAGGAAATTCTAGAGGCGGTAGATATTCCCATACAGGTGGGGGGAGGCATAAGAAACAAACAAACCCTAGAAGTCCTCTTTGATATAGGTGTGGAGAAGATAATTTTAGGTACAAAGGCCATAGAGGATAAAGGATTTCTTAAGGAACTGGTGGAGAAATATGATAGGAAAATCATCGTATCCATTGATGCAAAGGAGGGCTATGTAGCCACCGATGGATGGACGAAAGCCAGTGGAGTGAGGGCCATAGACCTTGCAGCTGAGATGGAGGAGATGGGGGTAAAAACCATTATTTATACCGATATTGCTAGGGATGGTATGTTAAAGGGGCCCAATTTTGAGAGCATCCAGGATTTGCAGGAAAGAACTAGGGTAGATATAATCGCTTCGGGAGGAGTGACCTCTATGGAAGACCTACAAAAGCTATCAACAATCGGCGTGGCAGGTGCCATCGTAGGAAAGGCCCTTTATGAAGGAAAGATTGATTTAGAAAAGGTAA